One Pseudofrancisella aestuarii genomic region harbors:
- a CDS encoding YraN family protein: MLKTEVGAKAENLAVSFLQHKGLKILIQNYKALPHGEIDIIALDKEALVFIEVKYRKSKSFGSAEEMVNATKQQKIINTAQIFFQQNEQYLSYDCRFDVVAINNKDLNWIKSAFQI, encoded by the coding sequence ATGCTGAAAACTGAAGTTGGAGCTAAGGCAGAAAATTTAGCCGTAAGTTTTTTGCAACATAAAGGCTTAAAAATTCTAATTCAAAATTATAAAGCTCTACCACATGGTGAGATAGATATCATTGCTTTAGATAAAGAAGCTTTAGTTTTTATTGAAGTAAAATATCGTAAGTCAAAAAGCTTTGGCAGTGCCGAAGAAATGGTTAATGCTACAAAGCAACAAAAAATCATAAATACTGCACAGATATTTTTTCAACAAAATGAGCAATATCTTAGTTATGATTGTCGTTTTGATGTTGTGGCTATTAATAATAAAGACCTAAACTGGATCAAGTCAGCTTTTCAAATTTAG